A genomic segment from Rhabdothermincola sediminis encodes:
- a CDS encoding MauE/DoxX family redox-associated membrane protein produces the protein MTPDGIGYTAAVTLAAFFALAAVAKLRDPESTVESFEALGVPNAPATGRILPLPELATVVLLLVVPAAGGLIALVLLVFFTTFLVRRLRAGVAAPCNCFGDVATRPLSWLAVARNGLFMALAALALLATRPALPSWVEVLVVVVPAVALLGVLLLAGERTATRTPPRR, from the coding sequence ATGACCCCTGATGGGATCGGCTACACGGCGGCGGTGACCCTCGCCGCATTCTTCGCCCTGGCCGCGGTGGCCAAGCTGCGCGACCCCGAGTCCACGGTCGAGTCCTTCGAAGCGCTCGGAGTGCCGAACGCACCCGCTACCGGGCGGATCCTGCCCCTCCCGGAGCTGGCGACGGTGGTGCTGCTGCTGGTGGTGCCCGCCGCCGGCGGCTTGATCGCGCTGGTGCTGCTGGTGTTCTTCACCACCTTCCTGGTCCGGCGCCTGCGGGCCGGTGTCGCTGCGCCCTGCAACTGCTTCGGTGACGTGGCCACCCGGCCGCTGTCGTGGTTGGCCGTGGCTCGCAACGGGCTGTTCATGGCCCTCGCGGCGCTGGCGCTGCTCGCGACCCGTCCCGCCCTGCCGTCGTGGGTCGAGGTGCTGGTCGTGGTCGTCCCGGCGGTGGCGCTGCTCGGGGTGCTCCTGCTCGCCGGTGAGCGGACGGCCACCCGCACCCCGCCCCGCCGGTAG
- a CDS encoding DUF4190 domain-containing protein: MAVAALVVGIFSLLCGLAGCLGIVLGPVAIGLSVAARRRIATSGGLLGGSGLATAGLVCGIVGLVVSVGWLVYLLANPDFVQELQNQLTTTTTTR; the protein is encoded by the coding sequence ATGGCCGTGGCGGCCCTGGTGGTGGGCATCTTCTCCCTGCTGTGCGGGTTGGCGGGCTGCCTAGGGATCGTGCTGGGGCCGGTGGCGATCGGGCTCTCGGTGGCGGCCCGGCGCAGGATCGCGACCAGCGGGGGCCTGCTGGGCGGCTCCGGGCTGGCCACCGCCGGGTTGGTCTGCGGGATCGTCGGGCTGGTCGTTTCGGTCGGCTGGCTGGTGTACCTCCTCGCCAACCCCGACTTCGTCCAAGAGCTGCAGAACCAGCTCACCACCACGACCACCACCCGCTGA
- a CDS encoding glutamate synthase-related protein → MRELDACGIGFVADAAGRTDRSIVEAGLSGLAHVKHRGAVAADALTSDGTGVLTAIPPALFGEGRGVLVLFCRGELPQRAVEQAARDEGLVVVDWRTPPTDDSVLGAMARATRPEILHAIVERAPQDGPAGGTGEDPGDLERQAYRFRRRIERTVADAYVVSCSFRTIVYKGLVAADHLADFYLDLHDERYASPFVVFHQRFSTNTLPTWERAQPFRLLCHNGEINTLQGNEMRMRGRGRLGTDRAGLGDEELFVPVLDPRGSDSAKLDEAAELLLRGGRHICHAMAMLVPEAWEETRDLDPEVRGFYEYHSALMEPWDGPAGVIFTDGEGVGALLDRNGLRPLRYEICEDGLVVCASEVGAVDLSGRGSVERGRLGPGHMLFVTPEHGVVRNHALKHVLARNAPYAQWAAEGFRRVRAGAPMVDPLPDLLRRQAAHGYNKEELAMVLKPMAHEGHEPTFAMGDDSPLPPIAGRPRPVHHFLRQRFAQVTNPPIDPLRERLVMSLRALLGPRGPLLEERPERARLLALDSFFLFPSAIDWLHDPERNPFTTAVLDATFAAADGPAGLEAGVRGLADRAARAVADGAGILIIDQDRVGPERAPIPSLLACGAVQHRLVEERRRADTSIVVIADDARDVHAVAALIGYGADAVCPRLALATVAAEADADDSESLVGSEAQDRLRAALEAGVLKILSKMGISTVDSYRGAQIFEVLGLGPEVVEVCFRGTPSIVGGIGWEELGRDVLALHAKAYGTEQVELDSPGFFRVRKGGEPHAHSKEVVQALNDLTLVQETPPLVEADPMVADMAAAHLLQRAIRGEDDGLYEQFARLVDERDPIELHDLLEAVPLGDPVPLEEVEPASAIVRRFSTGAMSHGALSKEAHETLAQAMNLLGARSNCGEGGEDPERYRTRGLGRLDKNSRIKQVASGRFGVTPEYLAFADEVQIKIAQGSKPGEGGQLPGHKVSPEIARLRYTQPGVGLISPPPHHDIYSIEDLAQLIYDLKQVNAAEVSVKLVAEDGVGTIAAGVVKALADVVHISGANGGTGASPLSSIKHAGMPWEIGLADTQRALVDNGLRSRARVRVDGGFKTGRQVVIAALLGADEYSFGTAVMIAEGCIMLRACHRDTCKPGVATQRPHLRANFSGTPEGVAAYLLFVAEDVRRHLARLGARSLDEVIGRVELLRQRTTGDPRADAFDLTPVLAPPEHPDEPRRFVERVALQHPRSELGDRLLADAFRGVWDGDELSLSYPITNADRAVGTALSGAIALEFGSLPPRGTAHVRFEGTAGQSFGAFLTHGVELDLLGAANDSLVVERRQTGSSTVMAGNTCLYGATGGELFVAGAAGERFAVRNSGALAVVEAVGDHCCEYMTGGTVVVLGRIGYNLGAGMTGGEAFVWDPMPERVMTRVNQDLVEVLRPDHDDVEELRWLVERHVSLTGSLRGQDLLDGWESAIEHLWHIVPRERVERITAGAARRVATA, encoded by the coding sequence ATGCGAGAGCTCGATGCCTGCGGCATCGGCTTCGTAGCCGATGCCGCAGGGCGAACCGACCGATCGATCGTCGAGGCCGGCCTGTCGGGCCTGGCCCACGTGAAGCACCGGGGCGCGGTCGCCGCCGACGCGCTCACCTCGGACGGTACCGGGGTGCTCACCGCCATCCCCCCGGCCCTGTTCGGCGAGGGCCGAGGGGTGCTGGTGCTGTTCTGCCGCGGTGAGCTGCCGCAGCGGGCGGTCGAGCAGGCGGCACGCGACGAAGGCCTGGTGGTCGTCGACTGGCGGACCCCGCCAACCGACGACTCGGTGCTCGGCGCCATGGCCCGAGCCACCCGGCCCGAGATCCTCCACGCGATCGTCGAGCGCGCCCCCCAGGACGGCCCGGCTGGCGGAACAGGCGAAGACCCCGGAGACCTCGAACGCCAGGCCTACCGCTTCCGGCGCCGGATCGAGCGTACCGTCGCCGACGCGTACGTCGTGTCGTGCTCGTTCCGCACGATCGTCTACAAGGGCCTGGTCGCCGCGGACCACCTGGCCGACTTCTACCTGGACCTTCACGACGAGCGGTACGCCTCGCCGTTCGTCGTGTTCCACCAGCGGTTCTCCACCAACACCCTTCCCACCTGGGAGCGGGCCCAGCCGTTCCGCCTGCTCTGCCACAACGGCGAGATCAACACCCTCCAGGGCAACGAGATGCGGATGCGTGGCCGGGGGCGGCTCGGCACGGACCGGGCGGGGCTGGGTGACGAGGAGCTGTTCGTCCCCGTGCTGGACCCGCGGGGCTCGGACTCCGCCAAGCTCGACGAGGCCGCCGAGTTGCTCCTGCGGGGTGGCCGCCACATCTGCCATGCCATGGCCATGCTGGTGCCCGAGGCGTGGGAGGAGACCCGGGACCTCGACCCCGAGGTGCGCGGCTTCTACGAGTACCACTCCGCGCTGATGGAGCCCTGGGACGGGCCCGCGGGGGTGATCTTCACCGACGGCGAAGGCGTCGGGGCACTGCTCGACCGCAACGGCTTGCGGCCGCTGCGCTACGAGATCTGCGAGGACGGGCTGGTGGTGTGCGCCTCGGAGGTCGGAGCGGTCGACCTGAGCGGGCGAGGCAGCGTGGAGCGCGGCCGGCTGGGGCCGGGACACATGCTGTTCGTGACCCCCGAGCACGGGGTGGTGCGCAACCACGCCCTCAAGCACGTCCTGGCACGCAACGCGCCGTACGCGCAGTGGGCGGCGGAGGGGTTCCGGCGGGTCCGGGCGGGCGCTCCGATGGTGGACCCGCTACCCGACCTGCTCCGCCGCCAGGCCGCCCACGGCTACAACAAGGAAGAGCTGGCCATGGTGCTCAAGCCCATGGCCCATGAAGGGCACGAGCCGACCTTCGCCATGGGCGACGACTCGCCGCTGCCCCCCATCGCCGGCCGGCCCCGGCCGGTGCACCACTTCCTGCGGCAGCGTTTCGCGCAGGTGACCAACCCGCCCATCGATCCCCTCCGGGAACGGTTGGTCATGAGCCTGCGGGCCCTGCTCGGACCCCGGGGGCCGCTGCTCGAGGAGCGCCCCGAGCGTGCCCGGTTGCTCGCGCTCGACTCGTTCTTCCTGTTCCCCTCGGCCATCGACTGGCTGCACGACCCCGAGCGCAACCCGTTCACCACCGCGGTGCTCGACGCCACCTTCGCCGCCGCCGACGGCCCGGCCGGCTTGGAGGCCGGTGTGCGGGGGCTCGCCGACCGGGCGGCCCGGGCGGTCGCCGACGGAGCGGGGATCCTCATCATCGACCAGGACCGCGTCGGTCCCGAGCGGGCGCCGATCCCCTCCCTGCTGGCCTGCGGAGCGGTGCAGCACCGCCTGGTCGAGGAGCGCCGCCGAGCCGACACCAGCATCGTGGTGATCGCGGACGACGCCCGCGACGTGCACGCGGTGGCGGCGCTGATCGGCTACGGCGCGGACGCGGTCTGCCCGCGCCTGGCACTGGCCACCGTGGCCGCCGAGGCCGACGCGGACGACAGCGAGTCCCTGGTCGGCTCCGAGGCCCAGGACCGCCTGCGGGCAGCCCTGGAGGCCGGGGTGCTGAAGATCCTCTCCAAGATGGGGATCAGCACCGTCGACTCCTACCGGGGCGCGCAGATCTTCGAGGTGCTCGGACTCGGCCCGGAGGTGGTGGAGGTGTGCTTCCGGGGCACGCCCTCGATCGTGGGCGGCATCGGGTGGGAAGAGCTGGGACGTGACGTGCTGGCCCTGCACGCCAAGGCCTACGGCACGGAGCAGGTGGAGCTGGACTCCCCCGGGTTCTTCCGGGTCCGCAAGGGCGGCGAGCCCCACGCCCACTCCAAGGAGGTCGTGCAGGCCCTCAACGACCTCACCCTGGTGCAGGAGACCCCGCCCCTCGTCGAGGCGGACCCGATGGTGGCCGACATGGCCGCTGCCCACCTTCTGCAGCGAGCCATCCGGGGCGAGGACGACGGCCTGTACGAGCAGTTCGCCCGGCTGGTGGACGAGCGGGATCCCATCGAGCTGCACGACCTGCTGGAGGCGGTCCCGCTGGGTGATCCCGTACCCCTCGAGGAGGTCGAGCCGGCCTCCGCGATCGTGCGGCGGTTCTCGACCGGGGCCATGTCGCACGGCGCACTGTCCAAGGAGGCGCACGAGACCCTGGCGCAGGCCATGAACCTGCTCGGCGCCCGCTCGAACTGCGGGGAGGGCGGTGAGGACCCCGAGCGCTACCGCACCCGGGGCCTCGGCCGGCTGGACAAGAACTCCCGCATCAAGCAGGTGGCCTCCGGGCGGTTCGGGGTCACCCCCGAGTACCTGGCCTTCGCCGACGAGGTGCAGATCAAGATCGCGCAGGGCTCGAAACCCGGTGAGGGGGGACAGCTGCCCGGCCACAAGGTCTCCCCGGAGATCGCCCGCCTGCGCTACACGCAGCCCGGCGTGGGGCTCATCTCACCGCCACCGCACCACGACATCTACTCCATCGAGGACCTGGCCCAGCTCATCTACGACCTCAAACAGGTGAACGCGGCGGAAGTCTCCGTGAAGCTGGTGGCCGAGGACGGGGTGGGGACCATCGCGGCCGGGGTGGTGAAGGCGCTGGCCGACGTCGTGCACATCTCCGGCGCGAACGGGGGCACCGGTGCCAGCCCGCTCTCATCCATCAAGCACGCCGGGATGCCCTGGGAGATCGGCCTGGCGGACACCCAGCGGGCCCTGGTCGACAACGGCCTGCGCTCCCGGGCCCGGGTCCGGGTCGACGGCGGCTTCAAGACCGGCCGGCAGGTGGTGATCGCCGCCCTGCTCGGCGCGGACGAGTACTCCTTCGGCACCGCGGTGATGATCGCCGAGGGGTGCATCATGCTCCGGGCCTGCCACCGGGACACCTGCAAGCCGGGCGTGGCCACGCAACGCCCGCACCTGCGGGCCAACTTCAGCGGCACGCCGGAGGGCGTCGCGGCCTACCTGCTCTTCGTCGCGGAGGACGTCCGCCGCCACCTGGCGCGCCTCGGCGCCCGATCGCTCGACGAGGTGATCGGCCGGGTCGAGCTGCTGCGGCAGCGCACCACGGGTGATCCCCGGGCTGACGCGTTCGACCTCACCCCGGTGCTGGCACCACCCGAGCACCCGGACGAGCCGAGGCGCTTCGTGGAGCGGGTGGCGCTGCAGCATCCCCGCTCAGAGCTCGGCGACCGCCTGCTGGCGGACGCGTTCCGCGGCGTGTGGGACGGCGACGAGCTGTCGCTCTCCTACCCGATCACCAACGCGGACCGGGCCGTCGGCACCGCCCTGTCCGGAGCCATCGCCCTCGAGTTCGGCTCCCTGCCGCCACGGGGCACCGCGCACGTGCGCTTCGAGGGCACCGCCGGCCAGAGCTTCGGTGCCTTCCTCACCCACGGGGTGGAGCTCGACCTGCTCGGCGCGGCCAACGACTCGCTGGTGGTGGAGCGGCGCCAGACCGGATCCTCCACCGTCATGGCCGGCAACACCTGTCTGTACGGCGCGACGGGTGGCGAGCTGTTCGTGGCGGGGGCCGCGGGCGAGCGGTTCGCTGTGCGCAACTCGGGCGCGCTGGCGGTGGTCGAGGCGGTCGGCGACCACTGCTGCGAGTACATGACCGGTGGGACGGTCGTGGTGCTGGGCCGCATCGGCTACAACCTTGGCGCGGGGATGACCGGGGGCGAGGCGTTCGTGTGGGACCCGATGCCCGAGCGGGTGATGACCCGGGTCAACCAGGACCTGGTGGAGGTGCTCCGGCCCGACCACGACGACGTGGAGGAGCTGCGCTGGCTGGTGGAGCGCCACGTGTCGCTCACCGGCTCGCTCCGGGGTCAGGACCTGCTCGACGGCTGGGAGTCGGCGATCGAGCACCTGTGGCACATCGTGCCCCGGGAGCGGGTGGAGCGCATCACCGCCGGCGCGGCCCGCCGGGTGGCCACCGCCTGA